The sequence GGCAGCAGCAGCCGGGGCTTCGAGCCGAAGTAGCCGGACGCGCACAGCGCGAGGGCCACGACGATCCCGCAGTACACCAGCAGCGCAGCCGGCTGGCGTTGCCGTACGCACAGCCAGTAGAGCCACAGCACCAGCGCGACCCCCAGCAGCAGACCGGCCCCCGCCGCGAAGGCAGAGGAGGCCAGCTTCGCCCCGATGAAGCGGGCGAAGGCCCAGCCCCCGTCGAAGCCGTTGCCCCAGCCGCCCTGCACGTCCAGGTAGCCGAGCAGTCCGCCGCCCGTCCGGGCGCCGACCCACAGCACGTACGCCGCCGCCCCCAGCGGGGCCAGCAGCGCGCCCGCGGCCATCCGCCACGACCGGTCCCCCCGGCGCAGGGCGAGCAGCGCGGCCACCCACACCGCGGCGACCACCGCGGCCCCGACCGGCCGGGTCAGTCCCGCCCCGGCCGCGAGCAGCCCCGCCGTCAGCCACCGGCCGCGCAGTACCCCGTACAGGGCCCACGCGGCCAGGGCGGTGAACAGCGACTCGCTGTACGCCATCGACTGCACGATCCCGACGGGCAGCGCCGCCCACGCGGCGACCGCCAGCACCCCCGCCCGGCGGCCGTGCAGCAGATCGGCCACCGCGAAGACCCCCCAGGCCGCGGCGAGCCCCGCGACCGCCGACACCACCAGGCCGGCCGAGCCGTACGGCAGCCCGGTCACCGCCGCCACCAGCCGCTCCAGCCAGGGCAGCAGCGGGAAGAAGGCCAGGTTCGAGTGGACGTCCCCGTTCGGGAGGACCACCTCGTACCCGTACCCCTCCGCGGCGATGCGGGCGTACCAGAGCGAGTCCCAGCGGGCCGACAGCAGCGTGTGCGGGCTGCTGCCCGCCGCCGCCCCCCAGACGCCGAGCACGGTCAGCCCGAGCAGCCGGACCGCCGCGAAGACGGCCAGTGCGGGTGCGGCCCGGCGCAATCCAAGATCTTTCACGGGCATGATTATCGATGGCGGGGCCCGCACCGGGTCCGAGAACCACGCGCCGTGAGCGTGCGTGTACGCGGGGGGAGGGCAGGGGTGGGACGAGTGGCGCACACCACACGGCGGCCGCCGCCGGGATGAGAGCTTGACCACGTGTCGGGCAGGCGAACTCGCGTACGCTGATCGCTCACTCGCGTGTCGATGCCGGACCCCGTAGGAAGCCGCACAGCGCACCACCCCCGTGGCTCCACAAGACGCTGGTCCGCCGAGTGCGAGGGATCACCTGGGAGGTACATGCATGTCGGGGACGAACGTGACCGGCGACAGGAACCCTTCCCCCTGGCAGCGGATCACCGCCGCCTCCGGCGGGACCAACCGGTGGGTCGTCCTGGCGGTCCTGTGCGTCAGCCTGGTCCTCGTCGCGCTCGACGCGACGATCCTGCACGTCGCGGTCCCCTCCGTCACCGAGGACCTGCGCCCCGGCTCCATCGAGCTCCTGTGGATCGTCGACGCCTACCCGCTGGTCTGCGCCGCACTGCTGATCCTCTTCGGCACCCTCGGCGACCGGGTCGGCCGCCGCCGGATCCTCCTCCTCGGCTACGGACTCTTCGGCGTGGCCTCGGCCATCGCCGCCTTCGCCGACAACGCCCAGGTACTGATCGCCGCCCGCGCCCTGCTCGGCATCGGCGGCGCGATGATCATGCCCGCCACCCTGTCGATCCTGCGCCAGGTCTTCCCCGACCGGCGCGAGCGCGCCCTCGCCATCGGCATCTGGACCGCCGTCGCCGCCGTCGGCGCCGCCAGCGGACCCGTACTCGGCGGCTTCCTCGTCCAGCACTACTGGTGGGGCTCCGTCTTCCTCATCAACATCCCGCTGATGGCATTGATCCTGCCGATGGGCCGCTGGCTGCTGCCCGAGTCCAAGGGCACCTCCGACGGGCCGTGGGACGTCACCGGCGCGCTGATGGCCGCCGCCGGCGTGCTCGGCGCCGTGCTGGGGATCAAGCGGCTGGGCGCCGAACGGCAGCTCCTCGACGCCGAGACGCTGGTCCCGCTGGCGATCGGCGCGGCCCTGCTGATCCTCTTCGTACGGCGGCAGAAGCGGCGTGCGCACCCGCTGATCGACATGCGGCTGTTCTCCCGCGCCGCCTTCTCGACCTCCGTCGGCTGCATCGTGCTCGCCATGCTGGCGCTGGTCGGCCTGGAGCTGATCGCCGTCCAGTACCTCCAGCTGGTGCTGCAGCTCAGCCCGCTGGAGACCGGCCTGCGGCTGCTGCCGCTCACCTTCGCCGCCATGGCCGCCGGCGCCACCGGGTCCTACACCCTGACCCGGGTCGGCCCGCGCACGATGGTCTCGCTGGGCTTCCTGCTCACCGCGTTCGCCGTGCTCCTGCTGACGCTCATGGGCCAGCAGGACCGGCCCCTGCTGCTCACCGTCGGCTTCGTCCTGCTCGGCTTCGGGCTCCAGACCACGCTCTTCGCCGCGTACGAGTCCATGCTGAACGAGGCCCCCGCGGCCACCGCGGGCGCTGCCGCCTCGATCGGCGAGACCTCGTACCAGCTCGGCGCGGGCATGGGCATCGTCCTGCTGGGCAGCGTGATGAACGCCGCGTACGCG comes from Streptomyces sp. NBC_01408 and encodes:
- a CDS encoding MFS transporter; its protein translation is MSGTNVTGDRNPSPWQRITAASGGTNRWVVLAVLCVSLVLVALDATILHVAVPSVTEDLRPGSIELLWIVDAYPLVCAALLILFGTLGDRVGRRRILLLGYGLFGVASAIAAFADNAQVLIAARALLGIGGAMIMPATLSILRQVFPDRRERALAIGIWTAVAAVGAASGPVLGGFLVQHYWWGSVFLINIPLMALILPMGRWLLPESKGTSDGPWDVTGALMAAAGVLGAVLGIKRLGAERQLLDAETLVPLAIGAALLILFVRRQKRRAHPLIDMRLFSRAAFSTSVGCIVLAMLALVGLELIAVQYLQLVLQLSPLETGLRLLPLTFAAMAAGATGSYTLTRVGPRTMVSLGFLLTAFAVLLLTLMGQQDRPLLLTVGFVLLGFGLQTTLFAAYESMLNEAPAATAGAAASIGETSYQLGAGMGIVLLGSVMNAAYAPGLAHVAGVSEADSAGATNSLGEAYQIAAQLGGAAGEALHAAARHSFVHGLHVTLVVSAGLLLAGAVMALKLPRVMECEVSAGGEGEAVALPAQGGERRAVALPAQATGDPYPARVEHAG
- a CDS encoding glycosyltransferase family 39 protein — its product is MKDLGLRRAAPALAVFAAVRLLGLTVLGVWGAAAGSSPHTLLSARWDSLWYARIAAEGYGYEVVLPNGDVHSNLAFFPLLPWLERLVAAVTGLPYGSAGLVVSAVAGLAAAWGVFAVADLLHGRRAGVLAVAAWAALPVGIVQSMAYSESLFTALAAWALYGVLRGRWLTAGLLAAGAGLTRPVGAAVVAAVWVAALLALRRGDRSWRMAAGALLAPLGAAAYVLWVGARTGGGLLGYLDVQGGWGNGFDGGWAFARFIGAKLASSAFAAGAGLLLGVALVLWLYWLCVRQRQPAALLVYCGIVVALALCASGYFGSKPRLLLPAFPLLLPAAVAMARWRTRTAALVLGAAALASALYGAFWLNGSGPP